A genomic region of Sulfobacillus acidophilus DSM 10332 contains the following coding sequences:
- a CDS encoding 2-phosphosulfolactate phosphatase (PFAM: 2-phosphosulpholactate phosphatase~COGs: COG2045 Phosphosulfolactate phosphohydrolase~HAMAP: 2-phosphosulfolactate phosphatase~InterPro IPR005238~KEGG: tbo:Thebr_0583 2-phosphosulfolactate phosphatase~PFAM: 2-phosphosulpholactate phosphatase~SPTR: Putative 2-phosphosulfolactate phosphatase;~manually curated), giving the protein MTSQQGEVIFRYKDAPDPRGQAVLVIDTLRATTTMTTILAHGAVGIRAVAALADAYRLKAESPEVLLGGERENRPPEGFDGGNSPYDYPRERVAGKRVVFSTTNGTHAIEHVEAADRIGLAALVNRAAAARWLSRWDSPWLIVAAGSEGQIALEDVLAAGAIVDMLPETQWGDGAKIAQATYHRYRDDLLNGLYAASHGQALIQSGLTRDLEFCAQVDIFDLVPTLNDEGWFIPR; this is encoded by the coding sequence CTGACCTCGCAACAAGGTGAAGTAATTTTTCGGTACAAAGACGCGCCGGATCCGCGAGGGCAGGCGGTATTGGTGATTGATACGTTGCGGGCCACCACGACCATGACCACCATATTGGCGCATGGAGCGGTCGGCATTCGTGCCGTGGCGGCCTTGGCCGACGCGTATCGGTTAAAAGCGGAATCGCCCGAGGTGCTATTGGGCGGGGAACGGGAAAACCGGCCGCCCGAGGGCTTTGACGGCGGCAATTCGCCGTACGACTATCCCCGCGAACGGGTGGCGGGAAAACGCGTGGTCTTCTCGACAACCAATGGTACCCACGCCATTGAACATGTAGAGGCCGCCGACCGGATTGGCTTGGCCGCCTTGGTTAACCGGGCGGCCGCGGCCCGCTGGTTAAGTCGGTGGGATTCGCCCTGGTTAATTGTCGCTGCCGGTAGCGAAGGCCAGATTGCGTTAGAAGACGTATTGGCTGCCGGGGCGATTGTCGATATGTTGCCGGAGACCCAGTGGGGCGACGGGGCTAAAATTGCCCAGGCGACCTATCATCGATATCGAGACGACTTGTTGAATGGTCTTTATGCGGCTTCGCATGGACAGGCGTTAATCCAATCCGGGTTAACCCGCGATTTGGAATTTTGTGCTCAAGTCGATATCTTTGATCTGGTACCGACGTTAAACGACGAGGGTTGGTTTATCCCGCGGTAA
- a CDS encoding phosphosulfolactate synthase (PFAM: (2R)-phospho-3-sulfolactate synthase (ComA)~COGs: COG1809 conserved hypothetical protein~InterPro IPR003830~KEGG: mta:Moth_0118 phosphosulfolactate synthase~PFAM: (2R)-phospho-3-sulpholactate synthase, ComA~PRIAM: Phosphosulfolactate synthase~SPTR: Phosphosulfolactate synthase), with translation MMAFFDSKAWMDILDFPHQGRAEKPRQTGLTMVIDKGLGLTDTRDLMELASDYIDYVKLTFGTSAFYNTRLLRQKIELVKSYGVEIFPGGTFLELALLQGRIIQFLDRARDLGFTGIEVSDGTINIDRETRWNTIRLARAYGFDLVVSEVGKKDPRDEVTDYPLWEQVNHDLEAGSDIVIVEGRESGRGVVIYDDQGNVIPDEVETMVSHVSDSSRLLWEAPQKKQQQTLIMRFGPNVNLGNIQPHDVLALEALRVGLRGDTLRHYYLTVAGLKEPVRWPKPAAEIPATDLVDSSESKT, from the coding sequence ATGATGGCGTTTTTTGATTCCAAGGCGTGGATGGATATTTTGGACTTTCCGCATCAAGGACGTGCCGAAAAACCGCGCCAGACGGGACTGACGATGGTCATCGACAAGGGGCTCGGATTGACCGACACCCGTGATTTAATGGAGTTGGCTTCCGACTATATCGACTATGTCAAACTGACCTTCGGCACTTCCGCGTTTTATAATACCCGGCTTTTGCGCCAAAAAATCGAGTTGGTGAAGTCTTACGGAGTCGAGATTTTTCCGGGCGGTACCTTCTTGGAACTTGCGCTCTTACAAGGACGGATCATTCAATTTTTGGATCGGGCCCGCGATCTCGGGTTTACCGGTATCGAGGTATCCGACGGCACCATCAACATTGACCGGGAAACCCGGTGGAACACCATTCGCTTGGCTCGCGCCTACGGATTTGATTTGGTGGTGAGTGAGGTCGGCAAGAAAGATCCCCGCGACGAGGTCACGGATTATCCTTTATGGGAACAAGTCAATCACGATTTAGAGGCCGGATCTGATATTGTGATTGTTGAGGGTCGGGAAAGCGGCCGTGGGGTTGTGATATACGACGACCAAGGCAATGTGATTCCGGATGAAGTGGAAACCATGGTTTCTCATGTATCCGACAGCTCTCGATTACTCTGGGAGGCTCCGCAAAAAAAACAACAGCAAACATTAATTATGCGATTTGGCCCCAATGTCAATTTGGGCAATATCCAACCGCATGACGTGTTGGCGCTGGAAGCGCTTCGGGTCGGACTACGCGGAGATACCTTACGTCATTATTATCTGACGGTGGCAGGACTCAAAGAGCCGGTACGCTGGCCAAAACCGGCCGCCGAGATTCCGGCAACCGATTTGGTCGATTCGTCCGAAAGCAAAACCTAG
- a CDS encoding major facilitator superfamily MFS_1 (PFAM: Major Facilitator Superfamily~COGs: COG2814 Arabinose efflux permease~InterPro IPR011701~KEGG: mta:Moth_0116 major facilitator transporter~PFAM: Major facilitator superfamily MFS-1~SPTR: Major facilitator superfamily MFS_1) has product MAVRKPQQHPPQASDQASHQWKLWVLGAVPFIMVLGNSMLVPVLPKMMKVMHLSLFQVGLVITMFSIPAGLIIPFAGALSDRIGRKIIMAPALIVYGTGGLGAGLAAWLFPHPYPWIMGFRLLQGIGAGGTYQLAMAVAGDMFQSQERARALGMLEAANGLGKVISPIAGSLLALVVWFLPFFAYGVLSFPIAAAVWFLLKEPPRKTTGGFRQYWTGLKTTLTKKAGSIVATFLGGAVVLFILFGVLSYLADILETKFGFGELPRGFIIAIPVLASATTSYISGTVLQKRIAAWSRPIVVGGLALITVAMILEPFFATRQVVPALAILVAQGIGTGSVLPAINTLVTSATSTKERGVVTSLYGSVRFFGVALGPPVFSLAMTHRYWVFWGAAGLALVTGLLAWFLIKEKDMLPQKMRGGGGASPRSSRAPREKIS; this is encoded by the coding sequence ATGGCGGTTAGGAAACCACAACAACACCCGCCCCAAGCATCGGACCAAGCCTCGCACCAATGGAAACTTTGGGTGCTGGGCGCGGTGCCCTTTATTATGGTGCTGGGCAACTCCATGTTGGTTCCGGTATTACCGAAAATGATGAAGGTGATGCACTTATCCTTATTTCAAGTGGGCCTGGTCATCACCATGTTTTCGATTCCCGCCGGACTCATCATTCCGTTTGCCGGAGCCCTGTCCGACCGCATCGGGCGTAAAATCATCATGGCTCCGGCGCTTATTGTCTACGGAACCGGCGGTCTCGGCGCCGGATTGGCCGCTTGGTTATTTCCCCATCCATATCCCTGGATTATGGGTTTTCGGCTGTTACAAGGGATCGGCGCCGGAGGGACCTACCAATTGGCCATGGCGGTTGCCGGCGACATGTTTCAATCACAAGAGCGGGCACGGGCACTCGGGATGCTGGAAGCGGCCAACGGCCTCGGAAAAGTCATTTCCCCGATTGCCGGATCCCTTCTGGCCCTAGTCGTCTGGTTTCTGCCCTTTTTCGCCTACGGCGTGCTATCCTTTCCGATTGCGGCGGCCGTCTGGTTTTTGCTCAAAGAGCCGCCCAGAAAAACCACCGGCGGTTTTCGGCAATATTGGACCGGCCTTAAAACCACCTTAACGAAAAAAGCCGGTTCGATTGTCGCGACGTTTTTGGGAGGCGCGGTCGTCCTTTTCATCCTCTTTGGCGTACTGAGCTATCTTGCCGATATCTTAGAGACCAAATTCGGCTTCGGAGAGCTTCCCCGGGGCTTTATCATCGCAATTCCGGTGCTGGCGTCCGCCACCACCTCTTATATCTCCGGTACGGTGTTGCAAAAACGCATTGCCGCGTGGTCACGTCCTATCGTGGTGGGCGGTCTTGCGCTCATTACCGTCGCCATGATTCTCGAACCCTTTTTTGCCACGCGTCAGGTGGTCCCGGCGCTGGCGATATTGGTTGCCCAAGGCATCGGAACGGGGAGCGTGTTACCGGCCATCAACACGTTGGTGACAAGTGCCACCTCGACCAAAGAACGGGGTGTGGTCACCAGCCTTTACGGAAGCGTGCGCTTTTTCGGCGTGGCCCTGGGTCCTCCTGTCTTCAGCCTGGCGATGACTCACCGCTATTGGGTCTTTTGGGGGGCCGCCGGATTGGCCCTCGTAACCGGTCTCTTAGCCTGGTTTCTTATTAAAGAAAAAGACATGCTGCCCCAAAAAATGCGGGGAGGCGGCGGTGCCTCTCCCCGGTCCTCTCGGGCGCCTCGCGAAAAAATTTCGTGA
- a CDS encoding small acid-soluble spore protein alpha/beta type (PFAM: Small, acid-soluble spore proteins, alpha/beta type~InterPro IPR001448~KEGG: tmr:Tmar_2063 small acid-soluble spore protein alpha/beta type~PFAM: Small acid-soluble spore protein, alpha/beta-type~SPTR: Small acid-soluble spore protein alpha/beta type): MARGSQTRHRALVREATSALDQFKYEVAREMGIQVPEDDYWGDLPARECGAVGGHMVRKMIQMAEENLAGRTGAPGRRSR, translated from the coding sequence ATGGCACGAGGCAGTCAAACCCGTCATCGCGCATTAGTGCGAGAAGCAACGTCCGCGTTAGACCAATTTAAATACGAAGTGGCCCGTGAGATGGGCATTCAAGTCCCCGAAGACGACTACTGGGGCGACCTGCCGGCCCGGGAGTGCGGCGCCGTCGGGGGCCACATGGTCCGTAAAATGATTCAGATGGCCGAAGAGAACCTGGCCGGTCGCACCGGTGCGCCTGGACGGCGGTCACGGTAA
- a CDS encoding small acid-soluble spore protein alpha/beta type (PFAM: Small, acid-soluble spore proteins, alpha/beta type~InterPro IPR001448~KEGG: tmr:Tmar_2063 small acid-soluble spore protein alpha/beta type~PFAM: Small acid-soluble spore protein, alpha/beta-type~SPTR: Small acid-soluble spore protein alpha/beta type) has product MARGSNTGNRALVKGAQKALDQFKYEVAHELGLQGVDDGYWGDLPARQCGAVGGHMVRKMIEMAEQNLAGRTR; this is encoded by the coding sequence ATGGCTCGAGGCAGCAACACCGGTAACCGCGCATTAGTCAAAGGTGCGCAAAAGGCGTTGGACCAATTCAAATATGAAGTGGCCCATGAGCTGGGATTGCAAGGGGTTGACGACGGCTACTGGGGAGATCTTCCGGCCCGCCAATGCGGTGCGGTAGGCGGCCACATGGTGCGCAAGATGATTGAAATGGCCGAACAAAATCTCGCCGGTCGCACCCGGTAA